Below is a genomic region from Dechloromonas denitrificans.
CGAGCAGCACGCGTTCATCCATCGTGTCCGGCGGACGATGGCTCAAGTCATCAGGTGAGTTGGAACTCGGCTTGGTCAAAGCAGTGCGCTGTCAGGTGTTTTCAGTCAAGGAAGCATTATGCGTGAAAAGTTCAAAATTGCTGTCGTGCCGCCGCCTTTCGCTGCATTCCGACGGGGTGGGAAAAATATTTTTCCTGATCATTGTCGCTACAGAATTCGTGGCGGGTGACGTAGATACACTCAGGCAAGTCGCCATCATGGAGGTGTGTGATGAACGTCATTTACAGCAGTGCCCACTTCTGGATTCTGGCCTACCCGGCGCAACAGGGTTTTGAACTATTCGACAAGGAAGCGTTGCGAACCCTGTACTTGCAGGGACCATTGGCCTGGCACTTCAGGCATGCGATGGAAGAAATCCCTGAAGCATCGCGTGATGAAGAAACCATCGATGCCTTTCTCGATCATTACTGCACCGGCATGGCACGCCCCATCGTCTTCCACTGACGTGCTAGAATCGCGGAATTGTCTCGATCAGCTTGAGGAAAGCAGCCAAATGGGTGACGTAAATACGAGCTACGTGTCTGATCACACGAAGTGGATGAACGAACAACTGGAAAAGAATCCGGCCTGGGTTGAAGATCAAAAGGCTGGGCGCGCCCTGTGGTGGGACAAAAAACAGGATGTCGATACCTCGACGCGCAATGCCGCTTCCAAGGTGCCGCAGAAGTCTTACCCGTACGATGTGAATTTTTTCGGCGAATAAAAACCGCCCACGAAATTCCAGGACAGAAAGCCAGTCGATTGACTGGCTTTTTTGTTGTCGAAAATATTCCGGATACCCAGGGAAAAAATTGGCAGATAAAAACTCGCTGTTCAACGAGGCGCAGGCACTTGCCGCCGCCGGACGCTGGCTCGACGCGGTTGAATTATGGCAACGGGTCATCGCCCTTGGCAGCCGTGATCCGCAGGCTTACCGCAATCTCGGTTTGTCGCTGGCCCAGGCCGGTCAGTGGTCGCAGGCGATCGAAGCTTACGCGACGGCTCATGAATACGGTCTTGCGGCCGATGAGTTGTATGTTGGTCTGGGTCTGGTTTTTTCGCTGCGCAATCAATTCGATATTGCCCAGGAAAATCTTGAAACCGCGCTGCGCTGCAATCCGGAGAATCTCGCTGCCTGGAGTAATCTGATCGTTGCCTATGCCCGTCAAGGGCAATGGCAGAAAAGCCAGGCCGCAGCCAATCATCTGCTCGGTCTGCAGCC
It encodes:
- a CDS encoding DUF3460 family protein — encoded protein: MGDVNTSYVSDHTKWMNEQLEKNPAWVEDQKAGRALWWDKKQDVDTSTRNAASKVPQKSYPYDVNFFGE
- a CDS encoding DUF3567 family protein, with product MNVIYSSAHFWILAYPAQQGFELFDKEALRTLYLQGPLAWHFRHAMEEIPEASRDEETIDAFLDHYCTGMARPIVFH